The following proteins are co-located in the Candida dubliniensis CD36 chromosome 3, complete sequence genome:
- a CDS encoding histone acetyltransferase subunit, putative (Similar to S. cerevisiae ESA1) has product MAVAEIKKEKGSSMSPAPSSPIQILSTEPDANPDSKQEKFTPKDILPGCKVHVSKDGELRLAEILQEHIKKGRKVFYVHYQDFNKRLDEWIELDRIDFTRSLILPEIKTDTKENKSKKKSKSKGSTKSSKNNTTANSTTGTPQPNDGQPIMGDDEMDLENLNVQGLKRPGEEFSREDEIKKLRTSGSMTQNHSEVARVRNLSTIILGEHIIEPWYFSPYPIELTEEDEIYICDFTLSYFGSKKQFERFRSKCSMKHPPGNEIYRDSKVSFWEIDGRKQRTWCRNLCLLSKLFLDHKTLYYDVDPFLFYIMTIKSDQGHHVVGYFSKEKESADGYNVACILTLPCYQKRGFGKLLIQFSYMLTKVERKVGSPEKPLSDLGLLSYRAYWTDTLVKLLVERNSPALFRKNNPQLEYDEAENGKDGSATPTPGPGSYASQFSTSASALASRSGLNSSPVFSNEITIEDISSITCMTTTDILHTLTTLQMLRYYKGQHIIVLTDQIMELYEKLVKKVKEKKKHELNPKLLNWTPPSFTANQLRFGW; this is encoded by the coding sequence ATGGCAGTAGcagaaatcaaaaaagaaaaaggcTCTAGCATGTCACCTGCACCCTCTTCGCCCATTCAAATACTAAGTACTGAACCTGATGCAAATCCCGATAGTAAACAGGAGAAATTTACACCGAAAGATATATTGCCGGGATGCAAAGTGCATGTTTCTAAAGATGGGGAGCTCAGACTAGCAGAAATTTTACAAGAACATATTAAGAAAGGCCGTAAAGTGTTCTATGTGCATTACCAAGATTTCAATAAACGTTTAGATGAATGGATTGAACTCGACAGGATCGACTTTACTCGAAGTCTAATTTTACCAGAAATAAAAACAGACACAAAGGAGAATAAactgaaaaagaagagCAAATCCAAAGGCCTGACAAAGCTGTCCAAAAATAATACCACTGCCAATAGTACAACTGGTACCCCACAGCCAAATGATGGACAGCCTATTATGGGAGACGATGAAATGGATTTGGAAAACTTGAATGTCCAAGGATTAAAGCGTCCTGGAGAAGAATTTAGTAGGGAAGACGAAATCAAAAAGTTACGTACTAGTGGTTCCATGACCCAAAATCATCTGGAAGTTGCAAGAGTaagaaatttatcaactaTTATATTGGGTGAGCACATCATAGAACCATGGTACTTTTCCCCGTACCCTATAGAATTGACAGAAGAAGACGAGATATACATTTGTGACTTTACACTTTCCTATTTTGGGTCCAAAAAGCAATTTGAGAGATTTCGCTCCAAATGTTCAATGAAGCATCCGCCAGGTAATGAGATATACAGAGATTCAAAAGTCAGTTTTTGGGAAATAGACGGGAGAAAGCAAAGAACGTGGTGTCGGAATTTGTGTCTATTGAGTAAATTGTTTCTTGATCATAAGACATTGTACTATGATGTTGATCCCTTTTTGTTCTATATAATGACTATCAAATCTGATCAAGGTCATCATGTTGTGGGGTATTTttccaaagaaaaagagagtGCAGATGGATATAATGTTGCATGTATATTAACTCTACCCTGTTATCAAAAGAGAGGGTTTGGGAAATTATTGATCCAGTTTTCGTACATGTTAACCAAAGTTGAGAGAAAAGTGGGATCGCCTGAAAAACCATTATCGGATTTGGGATTATTGTCATATCGTGCCTATTGGACAGACACATTGGTTAAACTATTAGTGGAAAGAAACAGTCCTGCCTTATTCCGCAAGAATAATCCTCAGCTAGAATACGATGAAGCAGAAAATGGCAAAGATGGCTCTGCAACTCCAACACCGGGGCCAGGGTCATATGCTTCCCAATTCTCGACATCAGCTAGTGCCCTTGCTTCACGGCTGGGACTAAATTCATCGCCAGTTTTTTCTAATGAAATTACCATTGAGGACATTTCATCGATAACATGCATGACCACGACCGATATATTGCACACATTGACCACATTGCAGATGTTGCGATACTACAAGGGACAACACATAATTGTGTTGACCGATCAAATAATGGAATTATACGAAAAACTAGTCAAGAAGgtgaaagagaaaaagaagcaCGAGTTAAAtccaaaattattgaacTGGACGCCGCCTCTGTTCACGGCAAACCAATTACGATTCGGGTGGTAA